The Bacillota bacterium genome has a window encoding:
- a CDS encoding DUF1064 domain-containing protein — GEIVGFARQARFPLLGCEYVCDFVVWWKDGRVTVEDTKGKRTDTYIVKIKQFKELFPSIEFVEL; from the coding sequence GGGGGAGATCGTAGGCTTTGCGAGACAGGCACGTTTCCCACTGCTCGGCTGTGAGTACGTATGTGACTTCGTGGTCTGGTGGAAAGACGGCAGGGTAACAGTAGAGGATACAAAAGGCAAACGGACAGACACATATATCGTCAAGATAAAGCAATTTAAAGAGCTGTTCCCGAGTATTGAATTTGTCGAGCTTTAG